Part of the Capsicum annuum cultivar UCD-10X-F1 chromosome 12, UCD10Xv1.1, whole genome shotgun sequence genome is shown below.
ttattttaaaaatttaagtttttataaATGATTTATTATCATGCTaaagtttttttaaatttaaagatttgTTTAATCTTTCATCAAAGTTCACGCTAAGTGAAGATAACTATATTGAAACTATAATTTTTACTCCTCAATTATATATTTGTAACAACATATAAAGATAATGGAATATGAATATGTTGAAGTAACGATATTAGATGGTTTAtacaaagtttgattttttaacatgattttttttcttcctgTTTTAGAGTTAATTTCTCTTATTCGTAAAAAGAAGTTGGACTAATTAGGTATCTTGAATCTCAGATATCTTGAAAGAGAATATAACTAAATATCCATATTCGATTAAtttgtatataaaaataaaaaaagataaataattcgAAATgtaactcaaaattttaaaaaatcgacccgTTTATCTTAGTGGACAATTTGACACCCGAAACTTAggaatcctggatccgcctctgacATTGTCCGTCACAAGTTTTCTGTCCAAATTAAGAATGAAAGGATATAACCTGGAGCTAGACAAGAAATATCTATTTTAAGCTTGAACAACTTTTTATTAACCAAAAATTGTTTTGACACAAAACTTCTACATTTCTCCACAAGAAGCAGATATTGTACTTATCTCTACATTTTAAAATTAAGTAGTAACTAGACTCAATACAAACAATCAGCAGGCTTTGAGTCGGAAGTTTTTCCCATCTTTCACAGGATCATTTGGTAAAAGAAAGTTTCCCTCCATAagcttttgaaaaaaagaaagtaagTGTACGTTCATGTAATAAGAAAATTTAATCAAGTCTCGGGCTTTTGAGTAGAGGAAGGATGTCTCAAGATCAAGAAAGCTAAGAATTTTGGTTTCTCCTAAGAAGGTATCCTGTCTCGGGCTTCAAAGGAATAGTCAAGCTCAAACACATTTTTGAATCCCCAAAATATCAGGAATTCATAGCAGAATCAGATGATTCTGCAGTTCCCCTCTACAAGTGAAAATTTGTTTAGAGTGCATACAAGTCTTGTACTTGTTAGTTTGCTCAAAAGTAAAAAAGGAGAGCGTGGGAAGACTATTAATCGATCACCAATATCAGCTGCCAAAGTAACATAGGCGGTAAAACAAACTAGGACATGACGAAGAAGCAAACATCAACTAGTTGGCAAGTATGCaagaacaaacaaacaaacaaacaaacaatgtCTCTTCAATCAGAATCACCAGCATTTAAGATAAGGTTAGGAATATGATTAAACCCTTTATTAGGCAGAACACAACTTGGAAGGTATGGATAACTATCACGACCCAAAAGGCCATGAGTGGCAgccacactaatcttcctgtgggagaaccatctaaatcaaatCATTGCCCAATCACTTAGTCGATAGTAAGatgatattatcataaaatcaacataataacaatagtCTAGagctaatcattattaatgcgaAAATCCAACTAACTACTTATTGAAAtccccaagacccgaaagtcatcgtacaagaactactaacaaagatcacgtctaaagagatatccaaaataaagtaaataagggatgtttcattgcccgaaagatggacaataaCAAATAAGCTGACCCGTTGTAACCTGGAGACGGaatgctcacccttggatcaagatctgctatcaaactctaaaGGTGAGGTCGTGTCTGAGCCTCTGTAAAACTTtctacactcaacaaaagaagagtacaaggtagtatcagtacaacccactatgtactggtaggtatcataggccaactcaacttaataacatgtacacaacataaatcaaataacaagtagacaaacatcatcacataacaaattctcaatgaatcaacaatacaacaataataggtcaaacagtgctcacaaaacAAGCCAcctaaccatcaagagtatcatccatactgtaaacatccacagaatcaacacaaatatgtacacacatgctatgggacttatatTTGcgcaaatagtcatgacctgcagggaaccatctatgttcatgtaccataccggcgtggtacccgatccaccatacacatatccgtaccgacgtggtacctgatctaacatatacatatccgtaccggcgtggtacccaatccattatatacatatctgtatcggcgtggtacccgatccaacgtATACACATCCGTACCgtcgtggtacccgatccatcatatacaCATCCGTACCGTCATGGTACCCGATTCATCATATACACATCCGTAccaacgtggtacccgatccaacatatatatatccgtaccgatgtggtacccgatccaacatatacatatccataccgacgAGGTACCCGATCCAcgataaacaagtaatatcaatgtGCAAATTGATTTAGGATTGAATGGCTACTGGCTAGTGGATTATTTGGTTAAGGTTGTTATTGATTATAAGGCAGAACACAACTTGGAAGGTCTGGAGAACCTGTGTGAACAACACTTATCGGTATTATATGCATTAAACCGTCTCATATCACTCAGAAATTTTCCTTACAAAAAGCATAAGATAtaatcatatgttttaatgttTCAGAAAAGAAGGGGATTTCATCAGAACCTATGATTCCTGGTCCTATATACGTCTGAAGaatgtataagaataaatttgGCAGCTTGAAACTTCAGCtaaatgaatttcaatttaacTCAAATTCAATGAGATAAATATGCATGTCGAAAtatacaataagaacaacaacaacaaaaccagtgtattcccaccaagtggggtctgggtaGAATGTACAcagttcataccgctacctctgaagaagtagagaggctgtttcagATAGACCTCCAAAgaatatgtttttgcattattcatGTTGAGAAAATAGTTCAACTAACTTGCATATTAACTTCGTAAATTCAATGAGTGAGTTATTTGAAGTAATTCagattatttgttttttcttttacttagacTTGAAAGCTCAATCTCATTTCCAAATTACTGACTAAATTTCATTTTGAATTCAGAAATTCTAATTACAGCTAAATGCTTAAAGCTATACCAGTATACGGAAACATTAAAACAAATAGAAACGCCCTGTTACAATAAGAATGATATCCCTAGGTACCTTAGCATAACTGTACTTAAAAGAAACATGGAACCAGAGGCCTAAACATCGAGGTTACATCAGGCAAATGAAGACTGAAAGGAGCAATATCAGGCGCCTTTCTGGAGAAATggtaaaaagaaagtaaaattaatCGAGTAAATAGACTTGCAGTGAGCAAGATGATCCACGTCCATTCTgtctaataaaaaaaaaaatcaagtactTACTTCCATAGGTTCTATCACTTGGCTTTGACGTTTCCTACCTACATACAGAAAACATGAAACTTAGTGTAAGATCACATATGAGCACAATAATTCTCAAGATATTTTCTATGGCTAACCTTGATAATCTCCTTTGGCTCGATGACAGCAGCTAGTTTCattgtttttctccttttcttttcatttctctttctctttcttgaaGCATCATCAATTTCCCTTGATGAGCTATCACAATACCCAAAATGAAGTCCTCTATCTGTGGTGATGTTATCCTCAACAGAAGCTTGAAAACGACTACAAGTGTGTGATGGCACTGGTTGTTCAAATACCATTGAGCGTCGTCCATTTACAGTTGTCAGCATTATTGTTTCGCTGAACTGGAAAGAGTTTGGGACTTTGAGTTGCTCGATGTATCCTCCTCCTCGTTCTCCTACATTATTCTCATACTCCAGGCGAATCCCCCAACATGCTTTATTACAAAACATTGTAGATACCTCAAACATGCAATAATCATTTGGGCTCTTCCCTTCTTTATTGTCAGAAACATGCCACAATGCTTTAAATGGTATGTAGAACCACTTGAGAGAAGGAGCGGGATTATTGAGCCGACATTGATTGATGTGACACTTCAAGGAATAAGATCTTACAGGGTTAGAACTGCTGATCAATGTCTATTATGGAAGCAACTTTCCCTCTATTAGCATAACAACATATGGAGAACCCCATGAATTTATCGGTATACCAAAAAGGgttgagattaattgaaatattttcttgatttcttaactGATAACCGAAAGACTCTGGAATTCTGACTTCCggaaaagaaatgcaaaaatatcTCCTTAGGTGTTGGAAGTCACACTGAAACATAAATCGATATTAGTATAACTAAATTGATAAGAACAACATCTGAAATATATGTTTCAGGGAGATAAAAACCTGGATATACGCCTTGAGAAAATGTTGTATGAACCTCAACACGTTAACTCGGTTAGTTGATACACCACTCCATGATATTTTGATATCATACAAGTGAACACACTTAAGTAGATCTCTGATGCTGTTCCAGGCCAAATGATAATCTGCGTATAGCTCCACTAGATTTGGGGGTAGCTCTCGTGGCAGTTCATGAAGATTCTTACATAATTGCACGTCGAGGATTTCAAGGCATAAGAATTCATTGATGCTTTTGGGTAAACAAGATATACTGCTTCCTCTAATGTTCAGGCATACCAAACAGTGGAAAGATACAAGATCCTCCAGAAATCCAGTCAATATGTTGCAATTACCAAGATGAAGACGTTTCAAGGAGGATAAACGTGATACTTGATGCAAAACCAAACTTGAGTAACGTTGAAGTTGTTCATGCgagagattcaaatcttccagTTTGCAAAGCTTCCTGATGGAGGGAGGTGGTTGGAAGATTGAAGTTCCACTTGCATCTAGTTTTTCCAACATTTGCAAATCACCGATGTTTTCTGGAAGCTTGTCTAGCTTCTTGCAGCCGCAAAGAACAAGCCATTGAAGATTCTTCAAATTACAGAAGCTGTTTGGTAGACTTACGAGATCTTCACATCCTTCCAGATCAAGATGAAGGAGGCCGCTCAGATTCCCGACTGACATAGGCAATTCTCTAATCCCAGTAGATCGTAGGATCAGTTCTGATAAGCAATGCATATCTCCGTTGATTTCTGGAAATGTATCCAATTTTGGGCAATTAGATATACGGAGATATTCAAGGGATTCCATCTGAATGGAGTTTGGAAGCTTCTTTAAGTTCTCACAATCACTTATGACAAGTTGTTTAAGCTTCATATGAACTCCAAGAGATATCGAGAGATCTACCAATCTAGGACATTTGGATATTTCAAGTTCCTCCAATTGCTCCGATTCAAAGAGGCTATTTGCCAGCGTTGCAAGTTTTTTGCAACCTGAAATACACAGATCTTTAAGATTTGGAATAGTATCTGGAAAAGTTTCAAGATCTTCACAATCTTCCAAATGTAAATAGCTCAAGCCGCTGAAATACAACGGTAAGTTTCTTATCAGTGGGGATCCTACAGAGAGTTTAGATAAACGTAGCATATCTCCACAGAATTCTGGAAATTGTTTTAAACTTCTACACGAAAAGAGGTCGAGTTTCTCAAGAGATTCCATGTAAGTAAATCTTGGAAGTATCTCAAGATTGGAACAACCCGATAAATCTAAAATAGTAAGATTTCTGCAGCGTCCAAGAGAGGAATCGACCTCTTGCAAATTCTCGCACGAGCTTAAAATAAGGCTCTCCAAGTTTGGCATATGCTCAAAATTAGGAGTTTTTATTAACTCAAGGCTGCTGCTAAGATCCAAATGCTTCAAGCTGTTCAAATTCTGTTTTCATACAAAAACGGAATATAAACCACAATGTTTCTCTGAAATATAAACAGAACCAATCAAGTATTTTATGACTCATAATAACAGCAGGTAGATTATAACTATGTTCCTACATTTGCTTTTGATAGTTATTCAAAGCAACTACCACATAGATGGAATGTACTtgaatctttcttcatttctaaatgtacataatacataaatttaaATGTGTAGCGAAGAGGAATTACAGAAACAAGTATTAGCATGTTTAAGTACTTTTGTGTGCTGCATGCTAGATTTATTTGTTATGCTTGCACCTGttatttccttctacgggtacacagaatctgtatatgcaacaacttcaactagagttcaagtataaacaagaacacaatgaagtatatcaaatacactcaacacaagatcaaaatgacctttccaatgtattttattttttccagaaaatagatgaaacagaaatgaataaggccaagtcgtccgaattcacagagttttcttaaggaaacaattcccctcactgtacccgaggttgtaaacacctaattttttttaccaaacctaagtgtttttgccatttagtgttcaatttcgttttagggtCCAAATTAGATATTctaaatttaacttatttttactaaatttattttaaaaaaaaaaaaaaaaaaattctgaaaaaaaaaaagaggactacaaaaatagagtcacattttaaataagtttcattttttagtttttatttgtttacttatttatttttagaaaaaaaaaaaagaaaaaaaaaattttctaaattatatttgtttcttctttcaattttaaataaagaatggtgtgatattaatttttcttaatcatattcccaagactagttattagcttatgttatattttattagtttttaattatttttatcttattaataataataataataataataataaaaaaaaaaacctaatctacccaaaccacccacctTTCCCTCAACCCCATTATCCTTATTTCCTTCCTCACGTTTCCACCACATCAAAAACTACACATGCACACAACACTACTATATATAATACATTAAACACACACACACGGGgggaagaaagaaacaaaaaaaaaaagattgaaaacggaaaaaaaaaaatgagaaaaacaaaagagaaaaagaaagaaaaaaaaaaaaagggaaaaatcaaagGAGAGGAAAAGAGGCGATAAGTTGAGTTTCAGGTTTCCCGTTTGAGTTTTTGGTTTGGCGTAAAAGCTTTCTCGCTTAGTTTAATTCGTCACACAGGTTCTTATTCAATTTTGTATTATGTTCTTTTTATATAAGTTTTCTTACgaatcaaagcatgaataaagTTATTTCAACGGCTTCTTATATTATTTAGTAtgcttaatttattattttatgtagttcATGTTCTATGtcttttatttgtaatttgtttgttgttttcaaaataatgtcaattaaattgattttaaattttaagtgagataatttttaaagtttttagtgtttaaagatgtaaaattaattattttatgcgAAGTCCTTTTTCATCGTTctattagaatttttatttttctattttagtggttttttttattttaatggtgAGTGTGCCCCGCTACTAATGTGTTTTAGATCGTATGAACTTCTGAAGTTCTATCTTTGAAATtacaatctttattttgttttaatttttgtacCCTATTAAGTAAACTTTCCcttttgttgataattatttttcCCCCTTTGGGTATTTTATTCATACTAAAAGTCATATTTATCTATTATCTCTAAATTAGTTGGTGTTGAAAgttaaaagtaaataataatattgtaaaataaaattgtataattaaaTTTAGttagattttgttatgttattaaatatatatgctaaaaataaaaCTGTGTATGATAAAGTTTTCTACACACATCGTTCTTAACAATAATGAGTATGATTTTGCTTTGGAGGTTGGAATTAGCagttattatttgtgtttataagTTGTTTGAATAATAAAAGAGTATAATAGTGCATAAGCTTGTTCATACAATgttgctttattttatttatttatttttcttgtaagttTATTATGAATTCGGATTTCGTTTTATAGTTGATTGACATTAAGCAAATgtaagagatttttttttgttttggaaaaaaaaaaaataataataataaagttgctTCGATCACTGTTTCATGCAACATTAATTTACTCAACATGGATGATTAAGGGTTTCGTCACATGTCTATTTTCTTTTAGTTGATATGGAACCATGCTTTTCAATTTGCTTTATACTCCTATTAGGTTTTTTGTTGGAAAGCTTTTAATTCTAGATTATATTAAAATCACAAATTAGTTTTTAACGTGAGATAAAATAGAATGGGGTGCGGGATTTATTCAAGACCCATTGTGTGAAAAGACAAGAGGGAAAAAATTCATCGTAAGGGAGGGAAAAAATTCATCGTAAGGGAGTGAATTCATAAAAATGAGTTAAATTCTTAACCTCtaaataattaactttaataTACAAGCAAAAAGcgacgatgaagttggaaagccctgctaccgaccattcgtcataattaaattaatttaccatCTGAAGCCAATTGAATTGGGTTGGGGAGGTTTTAAACCCGTTAGGTGCATATTCAGATTAGGAAAATAGGGACGACTTATAAATGCCGTAAAGGCGCGAgaaacgtgccaaaatttgtggtgaggccgaaaagtactactatcggtaagccacatatcaacaacaacaacaacaacaacaacaacaaacccagtgtattcccacctagtggggtctggggggggtaagatgtacgcagtccatacctctacctctaataaataatttcaaaataaattaaaagcaggaggcaaacaacttttaggttaacaaatattaataaatcctaagaaaaaaaaaattaatttaagccggacgtaagtcattaaagcgaccgtgctagaacaacgggactcgaggggtgcctaacaccttcccctcggtcaacagaattccttatccggatttctagtttgcagacggaaaaaataaaaattgaagagtcatttccttttgaatagggattcagtagggtgacttggaacacccaaactcaattccaagtggcgactctgtaagtaaagtaaccccttttcaaaacgtcacctTAATCGGAAAAACCattttctccaaaaccaactccctagcggggtcggatgcggtgaaaaaaagggggtgtgacagaggttatgaatattttcctcccaggataaaatggccttcaatccaaatatAGCGGTATCTCAATTATTTGGACTCGTCGaacgcactcaacagtttgaatgatcacacagaatttttgaagacaagaagagtattttttattctgaaatttcgtatcaaaacctgtggatgaaagcaggtttatatagccataacatgcctcttctgaaaagaggcaatggttcactccaaaaTTTACACCTTTGCTGAGTTCATAtttgttcatcaaagattgcatcttttcctgaacagtcatctcatttcatgaatcGGTGTGTCACTTCACtgaaggattacatccttctgaagcatcatttcgaaccattgcaaccttctgtagcctcagttcagaacaatgtatcatttctgaagcaccagttcacttgaaacagtgcaactGTTTCAGAAAAATTTTACTGCGTTTTGAATGCCACTGTTTCAGAAAaattttactgcatttttccttggcattcaaataaagtttgtccaaggAGATGGATCTCACCGAgagatcattttccaaatccgaATCGAAAACAAAGTTGAGTGAGCGACGACGGCAACGGCGCGAgacatctattatttcttgcctcacttgccataTGGAGTAAGTGTttttgattataaacactttcaagttctcttcttccaccaatgtgggagaaagagtaaactttctaatttgggagtacactttccattttagtatCTCCTTCCCCTCTACcattttattctctattttttcattcacacttctttcatatactacgAACCCAACAGCACCCACAAACAAATTTCTTTCCATCTTTGGTTCACCATTTATTTAAACCAAAAAGGGACACACATCAGCTTTTAAAGTAGTTTAAATCGTGCATTTCACcatatttgttatactgttagggAAAAATAGATGAAGTATGAGATGTTGGAGAGAAGAGAGAACATATGTTACATTTTGGATGAGGCTTGCATAGTGAATCCATAAGTTTAAACTTATCGGTTTTCAAGCGAATGATAACCAGACAAATTGATGTGAATATGCATATAGAAAAGTCTTTGAGCGATTAATTGACGTGGACTgaccaagaaaaaaaaacactgGCATTTTGTTTTGTTgcagagaaagagagggagatcACAAGTATACCTTTGATGTTTGCCAAAGTTGAGCAAGTTGCTGACTATTTCTTAGACGAAGCCCAACGAGCTGTAATGGTTCAAAACTCTCGGGCAATGAACGTGAAGGATAAAACGACCAATCAAGAAAACGCAAGCTGGAAGGGAGATGAGTGATACCAAAATCTGAGTGAAAGGTTCCACCTTCAATTCTGAGTACCTGTAATCGCTTCATCTTCTTGAATATCCTGCTATGATTAACCGGATCATCTCCAAAATTGTAACCTTTTGGGATACATAGGCTTTCCAACTTTTTTGTTTTCTATAGAGAAAGAAACGCATATTTATGTTAAAAGGATAAAATGAACAGGAAAGGATCAATAGAACAAAGTTGCAATACTAAGAGATTATAAAATTATCGATATtgtcaaaacattccttaccaactTTCTAGCAAAAAGCTCATGAACATCCTTAGAAAGCCATACTCTGCAGTTTGTGCACTCTTCACTCGAGACATTTTCACCCATTTCTCGAATCAAATTATGCATCTCAATTCTGCAACCTGAAATGGATATCAGAGATTTTTCGACAAGGTAATCTATTCCTATCAACTGAATACCCCGACTCTGAATTACTAGTTTCACGTAATCTTCTGAGTCATCTTTGTACAAGCATGCAATATCTAGAAATATTTCCTTCTCATCTTTATCCAGTCCATTAAAACTAATCCTAAGTTTCCCTATAATATCATTGGGAGGTATTTTCTTCAGCCGGTCAATTATGTCTTGCCATTTCTCTTTGTCTCGTTTATAAACGGAAGAACCCAAAACCTTAAGCGCCAAAGGGAGTCCACCGGCATACTCCACTACTTGGCTTGAAAATTCTAAAGGGAGTCCACCGGCATACTCCACCACTTGACTTGAATGTTCCGTAAAATGTTCCTTTGGTGATTTTTCTTTAAAAGCATGCCTACTGAACAGTTCAAGAGCGTCATTCTCAAGCAACAGTGGGACTTCATACACGTTATCCCCAGCATGACTGATTAACAGGTTCTTGTCTCTTGCTGTTATAATAATTCTGCTACCCCTACCAAACCAGTTTGGCTCTCCAACTAAATATTCCAATTGTTCATGATGATTTACATCATCGAGAATGAACAAAACTTTCTTCTGGCGAAGCATATTCATAATAGCACTCAGCCCTTCATGGTCACTAGTTAGAGTCAACTTTCCACACAAGATCTTGCCGATGAGGACCAGTTCTGACCATGCTTGTCCATTTTTCTGATACAATGCTCCAAGACCACTAATAAAACAATGAGCTTCAAATTGATGACAGTAACGTAGATATAGACAAGTTGCAAGTTCTGTCTTGCCTATCCCGCCCATCCCCCAAATTCCAATACAACGAACATTATTTGATTCCATATCTAATAATGATGTTACTTCCTCGATTTGAGATTCCATACCTACTAAGCATTTCGGGAAGGGTGAAATAACTTGAAGCTTAGGAAATATATCATCAACTAGTTTCTTGATGCATTCTGCATCATCCCTACATATTACAATAAACACAATCCGAGTGTAAattatatagaatattaaaaaggAAACTTCGTCTTAGATATTCTCTTAAACATCATACATAACATAATGCACAAGGTATTCTAAAGAAGCTATTACAAATTATCATtgtttacattttaaaaaatctACTACAAATTAAATGTTTATAGAACTTACatagatgaattagaaaatatgtTTCAATTATTCGCGACCCCATAGTTTTACGGTCTGTGTAATTCCAATATTTACCCATAAACATCAAAAAAACTGCAAAGCAAATGGAAGACAGAGATAAGATAGCTACTGATGAGAAACATAAGAGAATCAATACATCTAGATATTTTTCTAGGTCTGACTATAGCTTTATTACAAGCAATGGAATTTAAACGTTTTACCTATATACCAAATCAAAAAGAGCTTAAGATTAGAGATAGTTTACTCTCGTCATCCAGCAATTTTCCTATTACCACCATTACATCATCAAACAACGGTGACTTGGCCAAAAGGCATGTAACAAAGGAGAATTGTAATCACATACATTGGAATGGGAGTTCATCATAGAAacaaaagcaaaataaagaaggGAGCAACTTCTattgttggagtcccacatcggtgggttaaagggtctttggtctccttatatggtcttgggcaatcctcccctcatgagctagcttttgaggttgagttagactcaaggttcatttctttatcatccatatataggCATCCTTACAAAATGCACATGCTCCTTTTCTTAACCAAGGTCCAAACGTGATTTGCCAGGTTCTAAAATGGGTCGTCAATCATGGTTATATTTGTTACAAGGCCACTTTCAAAACAACTCAAGTTCTAACCATTAATATATTAGGTTAAACTGACTTCAAAAAATTTGTGTCGAAGACTCTACTAAAATTGCAATAAATAGTATGTATGGACCCTTACTTTAACGAGGTATAAACACAAACTCATGTAACTTTCACCATAGATCCCCCTTATGCTACAACAACAACTTTCACAAGTAagcaaaaaatgaaaagaaaaagagaagttaCTTATAATTTTTCA
Proteins encoded:
- the LOC107849463 gene encoding disease resistance protein Roq1-like, with protein sequence MSCSIVSKYDVFLSFRGPDTRRTFVSHLYNALEQKNILVFKDDERLETGKSIPDELLKSIQESKFALAIFSKNYASSKWCLEELAHIIKCRKRMNLTVIPIFYDVSPSDVRHQRSSFAQSFYEHEKSCKDDGDMEMIERWRNAFAVAGKIAGHDLKNYKDDAECIKKLVDDIFPKLQVISPFPKCLVGMESQIEEVTSLLDMESNNVRCIGIWGMGGIGKTELATCLYLRYCHQFEAHCFISGLGALYQKNGQAWSELVLIGKILCGKLTLTSDHEGLSAIMNMLRQKKVLFILDDVNHHEQLEYLVGEPNWFGRGSRIIITARDKNLLISHAGDNVYEVPLLLENDALELFSRHAFKEKSPKEHFTEHSSQVVEYAGGLPLEFSSQVVEYAGGLPLALKVLGSSVYKRDKEKWQDIIDRLKKIPPNDIIGKLRISFNGLDKDEKEIFLDIACLYKDDSEDYVKLVIQSRGIQLIGIDYLVEKSLISISGCRIEMHNLIREMGENVSSEECTNCRVWLSKDVHELFARKLKTKKLESLCIPKGYNFGDDPVNHSRIFKKMKRLQVLRIEGGTFHSDFGITHLPSSLRFLDWSFYPSRSLPESFEPLQLVGLRLRNSQQLAQLWQTSKNLNSLKHLDLSSSLELIKTPNFEHMPNLESLILSSCENLQEVDSSLGRCRNLTILDLSGCSNLEILPRFTYMESLEKLDLFSCRSLKQFPEFCGDMLRLSKLSVGSPLIRNLPLYFSGLSYLHLEDCEDLETFPDTIPNLKDLCISGCKKLATLANSLFESEQLEELEISKCPRLVDLSISLGVHMKLKQLVISDCENLKKLPNSIQMESLEYLRISNCPKLDTFPEINGDMHCLSELILRSTGIRELPMSVGNLSGLLHLDLEGCEDLVSLPNSFCNLKNLQWLVLCGCKKLDKLPENIGDLQMLEKLDASGTSIFQPPPSIRKLCKLEDLNLSHEQLQRYSSLVLHQVSRLSSLKRLHLGNCNILTGFLEDLVSFHCLVCLNIRGSSISCLPKSINEFLCLEILDVQLCKNLHELPRELPPNLVELYADYHLAWNSIRDLLKCVHLYDIKISWSGVSTNRVNVLRFIQHFLKAYIQCDFQHLRRYFCISFPEVRIPESFGYQLRNQENISINLNPFWYTDKFMGFSICCYANRGKVASIIDIDQQF